The following coding sequences are from one Oscillospiraceae bacterium window:
- the rlmB gene encoding 23S rRNA (guanosine(2251)-2'-O)-methyltransferase RlmB: protein MDKIYGRNPVSELIKNGNDIDKIYVNKELIDGSLKSILRLAQERKIIVSYCTREKLDELCETTKHQGIMAQIPQTQYVEISDILELAREKNEPPFIFVLDEIEDPHNLGAIIRTANVCGAHGVIIPKRRSATVNGTVAKASAGAVSSTKIARVNNITNAINELKENNVWVYGMEADGDKMYFEHDLTGSIAIVVGSEGFGMSNLVRKSCDFIVKIPVMGTVNSLNASVATGVVAFEALRQRIEK, encoded by the coding sequence ATGGATAAAATATACGGAAGAAACCCTGTATCTGAACTTATAAAAAACGGAAACGATATTGATAAAATATATGTAAATAAAGAACTTATTGACGGTTCTTTAAAATCAATTTTAAGATTGGCGCAGGAAAGAAAAATTATAGTATCCTACTGCACAAGAGAAAAACTTGACGAACTGTGCGAAACAACCAAGCATCAGGGAATTATGGCACAAATTCCTCAAACACAGTATGTGGAAATATCGGATATATTAGAATTAGCAAGAGAAAAGAACGAACCTCCTTTTATATTTGTGCTTGACGAAATAGAGGACCCACACAATTTAGGTGCAATAATAAGAACTGCCAATGTGTGCGGAGCGCATGGAGTAATTATCCCAAAAAGAAGAAGTGCAACGGTTAACGGAACGGTTGCAAAAGCATCTGCAGGTGCTGTAAGTTCTACTAAAATTGCAAGAGTAAATAATATAACAAATGCTATAAATGAGTTAAAGGAAAATAACGTGTGGGTTTATGGTATGGAGGCAGACGGAGATAAAATGTATTTCGAGCATGACCTTACAGGAAGTATTGCAATAGTTGTCGGCTCGGAAGGTTTTGGAATGAGTAATTTAGTGAGAAAATCCTGTGACTTTATTGTTAAAATCCCTGTAATGGGAACTGTAAACTCGCTTAACGCATCGGTTGCAACAGGAGTTGTTGCATTTGAAGCGTTAAGACAAAGGATTGAAAAATAG
- a CDS encoding HAD family hydrolase, with product MKKLYIFDLDGTLLDTIKTIAYYGNFALKMNGFEEISVEEYKYFAGNGAKTLIERMLKYHKVEDNKVINKVFKDYNEAYNKDTTYLTTIFDGLKDTLDKIKKEGAKIAVLSNKPHFATVSVTESLFGRGYFDLIFGQRENIPLKPDPYGVYEIMKILNVKKEECVYVGDTSTDMETGKRAGIYTVGVLWGFRDEEELLKYGADRIIKKPEELFLIRNQE from the coding sequence ATGAAGAAGTTATATATTTTTGATTTGGACGGAACTTTGCTTGATACTATTAAAACCATTGCTTATTACGGAAATTTTGCGCTTAAAATGAACGGGTTTGAGGAAATTTCAGTTGAAGAGTATAAATATTTTGCAGGAAACGGTGCAAAAACTTTAATAGAAAGAATGTTAAAATATCACAAAGTTGAAGATAATAAGGTGATTAACAAGGTTTTCAAAGACTACAATGAAGCATATAATAAAGATACAACTTATTTAACAACAATATTTGATGGGCTTAAAGATACTCTTGATAAAATAAAAAAAGAAGGGGCAAAAATTGCCGTTTTATCAAATAAGCCTCACTTTGCAACTGTAAGTGTTACAGAATCTCTGTTTGGAAGAGGGTATTTTGACTTGATTTTCGGACAAAGAGAAAATATTCCCTTAAAACCTGATCCGTATGGTGTTTATGAAATAATGAAAATTCTTAATGTAAAAAAAGAGGAATGTGTCTATGTCGGAGATACATCTACGGACATGGAAACAGGGAAGAGGGCAGGCATTTATACTGTTGGTGTATTATGGGGATTTCGTGACGAAGAAGAACTTTTAAAATATGGTGCTGACAGAATTATAAAAAAACCGGAGGAACTTTTTTTAATTAGGAATCAGGAATGA
- the phoH gene encoding phosphate starvation-inducible protein PhoH — MAEITIDAYSLEGISNLFGNCDFNIRLIEKEFDVKITNRDTLIKIEGENASLVKTLIIELLNLSQKGETIDEQKIRTVSYAIKDNQTEMLRELSDGCILNTASGTPIKPKTLGQKNYVEAIKNNIITVGVGPAGTGKTYLAVAMAVVAFKKKEINRIILTRPAVEAGESLGFLPGDLQEKVDPYLRPLYDALFEMLGGENFSAYQEKGMIEVAPLAYMRGRTLDNSFIILDEAQNTTKEQMKMFLTRIGFNSKAVITGDITQIDLPNGKVSGLKDAIRIIKNIEDISIFNLSEKDVVRHPLIQKIIKAYERADLKK, encoded by the coding sequence ATGGCTGAAATAACAATTGATGCATATTCTTTAGAAGGAATAAGTAATCTTTTTGGGAATTGTGATTTTAATATACGGCTTATAGAAAAGGAATTTGATGTTAAAATCACAAACAGAGATACCTTAATTAAAATAGAGGGCGAAAATGCTTCGCTTGTTAAAACTCTCATTATTGAACTTCTTAATTTATCACAAAAAGGAGAAACAATTGACGAGCAGAAAATAAGAACTGTGTCTTATGCAATAAAGGATAACCAGACTGAGATGCTAAGAGAATTATCGGACGGGTGTATCTTAAATACTGCATCGGGAACTCCCATTAAACCTAAAACTTTAGGTCAGAAAAATTATGTTGAAGCGATAAAAAATAATATAATCACAGTAGGTGTCGGCCCTGCGGGTACAGGGAAAACCTACCTTGCTGTTGCAATGGCAGTTGTGGCTTTTAAGAAAAAGGAAATCAACAGAATAATTCTTACAAGGCCTGCGGTTGAGGCGGGCGAAAGTCTTGGATTTTTACCCGGAGATTTACAGGAAAAAGTTGACCCGTATTTAAGACCTCTTTATGATGCACTCTTTGAAATGCTTGGAGGCGAAAATTTCAGTGCTTATCAGGAAAAAGGTATGATAGAGGTTGCACCCCTTGCCTATATGAGAGGGCGTACTTTAGATAACAGTTTTATTATACTTGACGAAGCACAGAATACAACCAAAGAGCAGATGAAAATGTTCTTAACAAGAATAGGTTTTAATTCAAAAGCAGTAATAACAGGCGATATAACGCAAATTGACCTGCCAAACGGAAAAGTGTCAGGGCTTAAAGATGCAATAAGAATAATAAAAAATATAGAAGATATTTCGATATTTAACTTATCGGAAAAAGACGTTGTAAGGCACCCTTTAATCCAGAAGATTATTAAAGCGTACGAAAGGGCTGATTTAAAGAAATGA
- a CDS encoding HPr family phosphocarrier protein codes for MKEVKILLSSINDVKKFVNLVSKYDFDVDLVSDRYVVDAKSIMGIFSLDLSKEIKVQIHSDACDDFISELKPFEA; via the coding sequence ATGAAAGAAGTTAAAATTTTACTTAGTTCAATCAATGATGTTAAAAAATTTGTTAATTTAGTAAGCAAGTATGACTTTGATGTTGACCTTGTTTCTGACAGATATGTTGTTGACGCAAAGTCAATTATGGGTATATTCTCCCTTGATTTATCAAAAGAAATTAAGGTGCAGATTCACTCAGATGCGTGCGATGATTTTATAAGTGAACTAAAACCATTTGAAGCATAA
- the mtaB gene encoding tRNA (N(6)-L-threonylcarbamoyladenosine(37)-C(2))-methylthiotransferase MtaB: MKIGFCTLGCKVNQYETEAIKEIFINNGWEIAEFSDICDAYVINTCTVTHLSDRKSRQMIRRAYTKNKNAVIAVLGCFAQMSPKEVEKIEGVSIVIGTKNKLKAYELISKKAKENIVTPVDKEDYEDMEITLFESKTRAIIKAQDGCNNFCSYCIIPYARGRIRSRNPENIYNECLRLSENGFLEIVLAGIHICSYGKDLEDYDLLKLLKKIHKIEGIKRIRLSSIEPNAFTDEFIYALKDLPKVCHHFHISLQSGCDETLKRMNRKYDSLFYKNICNKILKEFPDSAITTDLIVGFPGESEEEFSKTKEFINSIPFYQIHTFKYSKREGTKAALMENQVSPEVKDIRSKDIIKISQEKQKAFEEKHLGNEVEILIESIQKDGFFMGHTKNYLPVYVKSCDNIKDKIIKVKITNYENNILVGKAYGTK; the protein is encoded by the coding sequence ATGAAAATTGGATTTTGCACATTAGGGTGCAAGGTTAATCAATATGAAACCGAAGCCATTAAAGAAATTTTTATAAATAACGGATGGGAAATCGCCGAATTTTCCGACATTTGCGATGCTTATGTTATAAACACCTGCACAGTCACTCATCTTAGTGACAGAAAATCAAGGCAGATGATAAGACGTGCATATACTAAAAACAAAAATGCCGTTATAGCCGTATTAGGCTGTTTTGCGCAGATGTCACCAAAAGAGGTTGAAAAAATCGAGGGTGTAAGTATAGTTATCGGCACAAAAAACAAATTAAAAGCATACGAACTTATATCTAAAAAAGCAAAAGAAAATATCGTTACTCCCGTTGACAAAGAAGATTATGAAGATATGGAAATAACCTTATTTGAATCCAAAACAAGGGCAATTATAAAAGCGCAGGACGGATGCAACAATTTTTGTTCCTACTGCATTATTCCCTATGCAAGAGGCAGAATAAGAAGCCGTAATCCTGAGAATATTTACAACGAGTGTTTAAGGTTATCTGAAAACGGTTTTTTGGAAATTGTACTTGCGGGGATTCACATTTGCTCTTACGGAAAAGATTTAGAAGATTATGACCTTTTAAAACTGCTTAAAAAAATTCACAAAATAGAGGGTATTAAAAGAATAAGATTAAGTTCAATTGAGCCTAATGCGTTTACTGACGAGTTTATATATGCATTAAAGGATTTACCGAAAGTATGCCACCATTTCCACATATCCTTGCAAAGCGGGTGTGACGAAACCTTAAAGAGAATGAACAGGAAATATGACTCATTATTTTATAAAAATATATGCAATAAAATATTAAAAGAATTTCCCGACAGTGCAATTACCACTGATTTAATAGTCGGTTTTCCCGGCGAAAGTGAAGAGGAATTTTCTAAAACAAAAGAGTTTATAAATTCAATTCCATTTTACCAGATTCATACTTTTAAATATTCCAAAAGAGAAGGAACAAAAGCCGCTTTAATGGAAAATCAGGTTTCCCCTGAAGTAAAAGACATAAGAAGCAAGGACATAATTAAAATATCACAAGAAAAGCAAAAAGCATTTGAAGAAAAACATCTGGGAAATGAAGTTGAAATTCTTATTGAAAGCATACAAAAAGACGGCTTTTTTATGGGCCATACAAAAAATTATCTGCCCGTATATGTAAAATCCTGCGATAATATTAAAGATAAAATAATAAAAGTTAAAATAACAAATTATGAGAATAATATTCTTGTAGGAAAGGCTTATGGGACTAAATAG
- a CDS encoding M23 family metallopeptidase, whose amino-acid sequence MLSKLKNALNKVTGVTKEFYNKALSKINKLNLRGKLNKLFNNIKSKVVNIIDIIKGYDIKNVKKDVISFFENIKESIFNFIGSDRFANFVSSLGYEKVNVIAVCVLAFMVIASCFGSNLNFGYSVLCDGKVVAITETRSDALLAFCDAKEDLASIENAKIGDVRLSFVISNKDNFQTVSCAKNSICAVYDGRVDAYGIFAEGVMICALKTEEDANNALEDYKNEYTTENSLEVSFNKNVEVVATRVPSLSVLSKQDALTALKTPVGGIKVHVVLEGETISEIAEMTGTTTKKVMEMNPGLTPESLQIGTKLNVSDTTPAVAVRTKEAVTAIEKIAYDTNKVKDSSQYTGITIVISDGEYGEKEVNYDVYKENGIVTEKQAIAEKVLKEPVTKQVKVGTKERPRYMATGKFRHPFAAGLITSRYGSRSRGFHTGLDLAGSTGSPVYASDGGTVSFAGWSGGYGKVIKINHGNGYETYYAHLSSINVSNGQKVAKGEMIGRVGSTGNSTGPHLHFEIRLNGRTLNPANYIY is encoded by the coding sequence TTGTTAAGTAAACTGAAAAACGCTTTGAATAAGGTGACGGGGGTTACGAAAGAGTTTTATAATAAAGCCTTATCAAAGATAAATAAGTTGAACTTAAGGGGAAAATTAAATAAACTGTTTAATAATATTAAATCAAAAGTTGTTAATATAATTGATATAATAAAAGGGTATGACATTAAAAATGTTAAGAAAGATGTAATTTCTTTTTTTGAAAATATCAAAGAAAGCATTTTTAATTTCATAGGAAGTGACAGATTTGCAAATTTTGTATCTTCTTTAGGATACGAAAAGGTTAATGTGATTGCAGTTTGTGTTTTGGCATTTATGGTTATAGCATCGTGTTTCGGAAGTAACTTAAATTTCGGGTACAGTGTTTTATGTGACGGTAAAGTTGTTGCGATTACCGAAACAAGAAGCGATGCACTTCTTGCTTTTTGTGATGCAAAAGAGGACCTTGCATCTATAGAAAATGCAAAAATAGGTGATGTAAGATTATCATTTGTTATTTCAAACAAGGATAACTTCCAGACTGTTTCTTGTGCTAAAAACTCTATTTGTGCAGTATATGACGGAAGAGTTGATGCTTACGGCATATTTGCCGAAGGAGTTATGATTTGCGCTCTTAAAACTGAAGAAGATGCAAATAATGCATTAGAAGATTACAAAAATGAATATACAACCGAAAATTCGCTTGAGGTTTCTTTTAATAAAAATGTCGAAGTTGTGGCAACAAGAGTGCCGTCACTTTCAGTTTTATCAAAGCAGGATGCACTTACTGCTCTTAAAACTCCTGTGGGCGGTATAAAGGTTCACGTTGTTTTAGAGGGAGAAACTATTTCTGAAATTGCCGAGATGACGGGGACTACCACAAAAAAAGTTATGGAAATGAATCCGGGACTTACTCCTGAAAGTTTGCAGATTGGTACTAAACTTAATGTTTCGGATACCACTCCTGCAGTTGCTGTAAGAACTAAGGAAGCGGTTACAGCGATTGAAAAAATTGCTTATGATACAAATAAGGTAAAAGATTCCAGCCAGTATACAGGTATTACAATTGTTATCTCTGACGGAGAGTACGGAGAAAAAGAAGTTAATTACGATGTGTATAAAGAAAACGGAATTGTTACTGAAAAACAGGCTATAGCAGAAAAAGTTTTAAAAGAGCCTGTAACAAAGCAGGTTAAAGTCGGAACTAAAGAAAGACCAAGATATATGGCAACAGGTAAGTTCAGGCATCCATTCGCTGCAGGGCTTATTACTTCACGTTATGGGTCAAGAAGCAGAGGATTCCATACAGGTCTTGACCTTGCAGGGTCTACAGGAAGCCCCGTATACGCATCTGACGGCGGAACGGTTTCGTTTGCCGGATGGAGCGGAGGTTACGGTAAGGTTATAAAAATTAACCATGGCAATGGTTATGAAACCTATTATGCACACTTAAGTTCAATTAACGTTTCAAATGGGCAGAAAGTTGCCAAAGGCGAAATGATAGGAAGAGTCGGCAGCACCGGTAATTCTACCGGACCGCATCTTCACTTTGAAATAAGACTTAACGGCAGAACACTTAATCCTGCAAATTATATTTACTAA
- a CDS encoding nucleotidyltransferase domain-containing protein, with protein sequence MIYTPEEIKSKVKMVADKFDIEEILLFGSYFDHIPTEQSDVDLLVKYGENCNGIERIQFMLDLEEKLQKKVDVINIKFAPDFISGLNLNAEGRLIYAK encoded by the coding sequence ATGATTTACACACCCGAAGAAATAAAATCAAAAGTGAAAATGGTTGCTGATAAATTTGATATTGAAGAAATTCTTTTGTTCGGATCATATTTTGACCATATTCCAACCGAACAAAGTGATGTTGATTTATTAGTTAAATATGGGGAAAATTGTAATGGAATAGAACGAATTCAGTTTATGCTTGATTTAGAAGAAAAATTGCAAAAAAAAGTAGATGTAATTAATATTAAATTTGCTCCCGATTTTATATCCGGTCTTAATTTAAATGCTGAAGGGAGACTGATTTATGCAAAATAG
- the ybeY gene encoding rRNA maturation RNase YbeY — translation MTYVDIDYSENILFKKTSEEIIRNIINKVCEVENLPFDTYVSVIITTKEEIREINNLERNIDKPTDVLSFPYLTFDKNYKLKDEIGKKDYDPEYNAVCLGDMVICDDKIKEQAKEYGHSYERELSYLTVHSMYHLLGYDHEEENMKKDMRKKEEYILTL, via the coding sequence ATGACCTATGTCGATATAGATTATTCCGAAAATATTTTATTTAAAAAGACAAGTGAAGAAATCATAAGAAATATAATAAATAAGGTATGCGAAGTTGAAAATCTGCCTTTTGATACCTATGTGTCGGTTATTATAACCACAAAGGAAGAAATAAGAGAAATAAATAATCTTGAAAGAAATATAGACAAGCCTACAGATGTTCTTTCATTCCCTTATCTTACATTTGATAAAAATTATAAACTAAAAGATGAAATAGGAAAAAAAGATTATGACCCTGAATATAACGCAGTATGTTTAGGGGATATGGTTATCTGTGACGATAAGATAAAAGAACAGGCTAAAGAGTACGGTCATTCTTATGAAAGAGAACTTTCTTATCTTACCGTTCACTCAATGTACCATCTTTTAGGATATGACCACGAAGAAGAAAATATGAAAAAAGATATGCGTAAAAAAGAGGAGTATATTCTTACACTATGA
- the yqfD gene encoding sporulation protein YqfD, which yields MMGRIYNYFTGYVTVRVKTNQPERFLNIAVINNIYLWDLKKISENEMTFNVSPKGFKKLRKIVWDVKSKVKIIKKSGFFILRRKISAKKIIFIGLIPATLIIIFLSSLILDIKITGNETVKTELILEKLSEINLQKFKLRGNIDSEKISVKLINDIDEISWVGVYEKGTKLHIEIKERDMPPEMVKKDIPCHIIARKDGIIKKINVTNGEKMVAENEVVTKGQLLVSGIINTQFDGIRYVHSMAEVTANTWWENFLSVKLYEYKKSYTGKQTKKVFVKFLNNEFELTKKVVPYYNYDETPKRFTTSLFEIKAVTYDEYTLVKTTITEEEAIKRGKEALLCELYKNFDNKKVKDTQFDITVTDEETRNIRILANIYEDIGKQVVIKKEE from the coding sequence ATGATGGGCAGAATATATAACTATTTTACGGGGTACGTAACAGTAAGAGTAAAGACAAACCAACCTGAAAGATTTTTAAACATAGCAGTTATAAATAATATATATTTATGGGATTTAAAAAAAATAAGCGAAAATGAAATGACATTCAATGTATCGCCAAAAGGATTTAAAAAATTAAGAAAAATCGTTTGGGATGTCAAATCAAAGGTTAAAATAATAAAGAAATCGGGATTTTTTATTTTGCGAAGAAAAATATCAGCAAAAAAAATTATATTTATAGGACTTATTCCCGCAACATTAATTATAATATTTTTAAGTTCTTTAATACTGGATATTAAGATAACGGGAAACGAAACAGTAAAAACTGAACTTATTTTAGAAAAACTTAGCGAAATTAACTTGCAAAAATTCAAGTTAAGAGGTAATATAGATAGTGAAAAGATATCCGTTAAACTGATAAACGATATTGACGAAATTTCATGGGTGGGAGTTTATGAGAAAGGAACGAAACTTCACATAGAAATAAAGGAAAGAGATATGCCTCCCGAAATGGTTAAAAAGGATATTCCCTGCCACATAATTGCGAGAAAAGACGGCATAATTAAAAAGATAAATGTTACAAACGGGGAAAAAATGGTAGCGGAAAATGAGGTTGTTACAAAAGGGCAACTGCTTGTATCGGGAATTATAAATACTCAGTTTGACGGGATTCGCTATGTTCATTCAATGGCAGAGGTAACTGCAAATACATGGTGGGAAAATTTTCTTTCGGTAAAATTATACGAATATAAAAAAAGTTATACAGGGAAGCAAACAAAAAAAGTATTTGTAAAGTTTTTAAATAATGAATTCGAGTTAACAAAAAAAGTTGTTCCCTACTATAACTATGACGAAACCCCAAAAAGATTTACCACATCACTATTTGAAATAAAAGCAGTAACCTATGACGAATATACCCTTGTAAAAACCACGATAACCGAAGAAGAAGCAATAAAAAGAGGCAAAGAAGCGCTATTATGCGAACTTTATAAAAACTTTGATAATAAAAAAGTTAAAGATACTCAGTTTGATATAACGGTAACAGACGAGGAAACAAGAAACATAAGAATACTTGCAAATATCTACGAAGATATCGGAAAACAAGTGGTAATAAAAAAGGAAGAATAA
- a CDS encoding GatB/YqeY domain-containing protein, translated as MTIEILRADMVKAMKEKDKFLKDVVSNLIAAVKKVAIDEGVREDITEELCDRVILKELKTAKEQIDTCPDERVELKKEYQDKYDIISRYAPKQLTEEEIIKIITEKFSEEIASKNKGIIMKAVMGELKGKADGKLINKVVADLTK; from the coding sequence ATGACTATTGAAATTTTAAGAGCTGACATGGTTAAAGCCATGAAAGAGAAAGACAAATTTTTAAAAGACGTTGTATCAAACCTGATTGCAGCGGTAAAAAAAGTTGCTATTGATGAGGGTGTAAGAGAAGATATAACAGAAGAACTTTGCGACAGAGTAATTTTAAAAGAATTAAAAACCGCAAAAGAACAAATTGACACCTGTCCTGACGAAAGAGTAGAATTAAAAAAAGAATATCAGGATAAATATGATATTATTTCCCGTTACGCTCCAAAACAGCTTACTGAAGAAGAAATAATAAAAATTATAACCGAAAAATTCTCAGAGGAAATTGCCTCAAAAAATAAAGGCATAATTATGAAAGCAGTTATGGGCGAACTTAAAGGCAAAGCAGACGGAAAACTTATAAATAAAGTTGTAGCAGACCTTACAAAGTAA
- a CDS encoding catalase gives MKAIKHFLTVTKHKHLVFLNAIKAGIPLRGLLHDLSKYSPSEFLVGAKYFLGTRSPNDMERKTYGYSKAWMHHKGRNKHHFEYWTDYEPGTKILKPVKMPLIYVKEMFCDRVAASKIYSKEKYTDSSPLDYFLKGKDHRTIHPETSELLEKLLIMLKEKGEEETFRYIRTLKDY, from the coding sequence ATGAAAGCGATAAAACATTTTTTAACTGTTACCAAACATAAACATCTTGTTTTTCTTAATGCGATAAAAGCAGGAATTCCTTTAAGGGGACTTTTGCACGATTTATCCAAATACTCTCCTTCAGAATTTTTAGTGGGTGCAAAATATTTTTTAGGAACAAGAAGTCCTAACGATATGGAGAGGAAAACTTACGGATATTCAAAAGCGTGGATGCATCACAAGGGAAGAAATAAGCATCATTTTGAATACTGGACTGATTATGAACCCGGAACGAAAATTTTAAAACCGGTTAAAATGCCTCTTATTTACGTAAAAGAAATGTTTTGCGACAGAGTGGCAGCAAGTAAAATATATTCTAAAGAAAAATATACAGATTCATCGCCTCTTGATTACTTTTTAAAAGGAAAAGATCACAGAACAATTCACCCTGAAACAAGTGAACTTTTGGAAAAACTTTTAATAATGCTAAAAGAAAAGGGCGAAGAAGAAACATTTAGGTATATAAGAACCCTCAAAGACTACTAA
- a CDS encoding haloacid dehalogenase-like hydrolase yields the protein MNVYDFDNTIYSGDSTRDFYFFTLKNYPSILKYLPYQAYHFIKFALGIVDKTAFKEKFYIFFKSIKDIDLFLDKFWKIHIKNIKKWYFDIKCDDDIIISASPYFLLKPAIDRLGIKYLSASNVDKLTGKYDGLNCHGKEKVRRFYEMSNEKIENFYSDSYSDTPLAEISENAFMVKGDRIYKWEFK from the coding sequence ATGAATGTATATGATTTTGATAACACAATTTACAGCGGGGACTCAACGAGGGATTTCTACTTTTTTACTTTAAAAAATTATCCTTCTATATTAAAATATCTTCCTTATCAAGCTTATCATTTTATAAAATTTGCGCTTGGTATTGTTGATAAAACTGCATTTAAAGAAAAATTCTATATATTCTTTAAAAGTATAAAGGATATTGATTTATTTTTAGACAAGTTCTGGAAGATACATATAAAGAATATAAAAAAATGGTATTTTGATATAAAATGTGATGATGATATTATAATTTCTGCATCTCCGTATTTTTTATTAAAACCTGCGATTGACAGGTTGGGGATAAAATATTTATCTGCATCAAATGTTGATAAACTAACAGGCAAATATGACGGACTTAACTGTCACGGAAAAGAAAAGGTAAGAAGATTTTACGAAATGTCAAACGAAAAAATTGAAAATTTTTATTCCGATTCATATTCGGATACACCTTTAGCAGAAATTTCCGAGAATGCCTTTATGGTAAAAGGTGACAGGATTTATAAGTGGGAGTTTAAATGA
- a CDS encoding DUF86 domain-containing protein, translating into MQNREISYLKSIIKHCRNIEAIHAEYEYSHEKYYTSPGYQYSISFCVEQIGELVVKFRNEGYAENYKNIPWHKIAGMRNRIAHGYDSIDLDMVYHISVNDIPQLLKNCEEILKEKDEQI; encoded by the coding sequence ATGCAAAATAGAGAGATATCGTATTTAAAATCAATTATAAAGCATTGTCGGAATATTGAAGCAATTCATGCTGAATATGAATATTCTCACGAAAAGTATTACACAAGTCCCGGTTATCAGTATTCCATAAGTTTTTGTGTGGAACAAATCGGAGAACTGGTAGTTAAATTCCGCAATGAAGGTTATGCAGAAAATTATAAAAATATTCCATGGCATAAAATTGCGGGTATGCGAAACAGAATTGCACACGGTTATGACTCAATTGATTTAGATATGGTATATCACATCAGCGTAAATGATATTCCGCAACTTCTGAAAAATTGCGAAGAAATATTAAAAGAAAAGGATGAACAAATATGA